A single genomic interval of Thermovibrio guaymasensis harbors:
- a CDS encoding YihY/virulence factor BrkB family protein, translated as MICRRFLKRKSFINYFFFAVCDTFESDYQFFAASIAYYTLMSIIPLFIFLFFLGMVVFHVDFKNLIPKELFESPLKPIFLQIEKVLDKSGVISGTAALVMLWFSRGIFLSLERSFSEILKVENPAGFIYRHTVIILSIFLLWILMFLLYIAKYVLALLLPQFPELSFLSSLLVLLLLFITLVFVYYFLLPVSIEFPFILKISGVIFFILILVEKAFIWFVLNVSKVSILYGSFAALIIFLMWIYYSATVVLLGAGIVKGKLIAEGEIGNENNQLS; from the coding sequence ATGATCTGTAGAAGGTTTTTAAAGAGAAAGAGTTTCATAAACTACTTCTTCTTTGCCGTCTGCGATACCTTTGAAAGCGACTATCAGTTCTTTGCTGCCTCAATAGCCTACTACACCCTAATGTCAATTATCCCCCTCTTCATCTTCCTATTCTTCCTTGGAATGGTGGTATTTCACGTTGACTTTAAAAACCTAATTCCAAAGGAGCTCTTTGAATCACCGCTAAAGCCGATTTTCCTTCAGATAGAAAAGGTTCTAGATAAGTCAGGAGTAATAAGCGGAACTGCAGCACTCGTCATGTTGTGGTTTTCAAGGGGAATCTTCCTCTCCCTTGAGCGTTCATTTTCTGAAATCCTCAAAGTTGAAAACCCGGCAGGTTTTATTTACAGACACACAGTAATAATCCTCTCTATCTTCCTCCTGTGGATCTTAATGTTCCTACTTTACATCGCCAAGTACGTCCTTGCCTTACTCCTTCCTCAGTTCCCGGAGCTCTCCTTCCTTTCTTCACTGTTAGTTCTCCTTCTGCTCTTCATAACCTTAGTTTTCGTCTACTATTTCCTCCTACCGGTTAGCATAGAGTTTCCTTTTATATTAAAGATTTCAGGAGTAATATTTTTTATACTAATCCTGGTTGAAAAGGCCTTCATCTGGTTCGTCCTTAACGTTTCAAAAGTAAGTATCCTTTACGGTTCCTTTGCCGCCCTTATAATTTTCCTAATGTGGATCTACTACTCGGCAACAGTAGTCCTGCTTGGAGCCGGAATAGTAAAGGGAAAACTAATCGCTGAGGGAGAAATAGGAAATGAGAATAATCAGCTCAGTTAA
- the panC gene encoding pantoate--beta-alanine ligase: protein MRIISSVKEMQAIGESYRKIGREIGFVPTMGYLHEGHLSLVRRARKENDIVVVSIFVNPTQFGPNEDFEKYPRDLEKDSRLLEREGVDYLFHPSSEEMYPTGYSTFVEVTGLTEGLCGAKRPGHFRGVATVVTKLLNIVRPHRAYFGKKDFQQLQVIKRLVRDLNIPVEIVGCPIVREEDGLALSSRNTYLSPKERESAVALYRGIKLAKELFERGERRAEEIKREVEKLIFSYPLVKKIDYVEIVDSETLKPVKEVKEGDTIALAVFVGNTRLIDNYQFGQDLD from the coding sequence ATGAGAATAATCAGCTCAGTTAAAGAGATGCAGGCAATAGGTGAAAGTTACAGGAAAATAGGGAGAGAAATAGGCTTTGTCCCAACAATGGGATACCTTCACGAAGGACACTTATCCCTTGTTAGAAGGGCTAGGAAGGAAAACGACATCGTCGTTGTGAGTATATTCGTTAACCCTACCCAGTTTGGACCGAACGAGGACTTTGAAAAGTATCCAAGGGATCTAGAAAAGGACTCTCGGCTCCTTGAGAGGGAAGGAGTTGACTACCTCTTCCACCCTTCCTCCGAGGAGATGTACCCTACAGGCTACTCAACCTTCGTTGAAGTTACAGGGTTAACAGAGGGACTGTGCGGAGCAAAGAGGCCGGGCCACTTTAGGGGAGTGGCAACGGTAGTAACAAAACTACTTAACATAGTCAGGCCTCACAGGGCCTACTTTGGAAAGAAGGACTTTCAGCAACTCCAGGTCATTAAGAGATTAGTCAGGGACTTAAACATACCTGTAGAGATAGTAGGCTGTCCGATAGTGAGGGAAGAGGACGGACTGGCCCTATCCTCAAGGAACACCTACCTCTCCCCTAAGGAAAGGGAAAGTGCCGTTGCACTATACAGAGGAATTAAGCTGGCAAAGGAACTCTTTGAAAGAGGAGAAAGGAGAGCGGAAGAGATAAAGAGAGAAGTTGAAAAACTAATCTTTTCATACCCTCTAGTAAAGAAGATAGATTACGTAGAAATAGTTGATTCGGAAACTTTAAAGCCAGTTAAAGAAGTTAAGGAAGGGGATACCATTGCTCTAGCGGTCTTTGTAGGGAATACAAGGCTAATAGACAACTACCAGTTTGGGCAAGATTTAGACTGA
- a CDS encoding secondary thiamine-phosphate synthase enzyme YjbQ: MVYEITLKTTGRNQFIDITRQVESIVIQSGVKSGICVIYVPHTTAGVTINENADPTVRKDIINSLEKLVPWREPFYEHAEGNSAAHIKSSLIGCNQTVIVQNGKLLLGTWQGIYFCEFDGPRTRRVFVKVIEG, translated from the coding sequence TTGGTCTACGAAATTACCCTAAAAACTACAGGTAGAAACCAGTTTATTGACATTACAAGACAGGTTGAATCAATAGTTATACAGTCTGGGGTAAAGAGCGGTATATGCGTTATCTACGTTCCCCACACAACTGCAGGAGTAACAATTAACGAAAACGCAGATCCAACGGTAAGGAAAGACATAATTAACTCTCTTGAAAAGTTAGTTCCATGGAGAGAGCCCTTCTACGAACACGCAGAAGGGAACTCTGCAGCCCACATAAAGTCAAGTCTAATAGGGTGTAACCAGACGGTAATAGTCCAAAATGGAAAGCTCCTTCTTGGAACCTGGCAGGGCATATACTTCTGTGAGTTTGATGGACCAAGGACGAGAAGAGTCTTCGTTAAAGTAATTGAGGGATAA
- a CDS encoding MTH1187 family thiamine-binding protein encodes MSVLVEFAMFPTDKGESVSPYVARIIKMIDESGVPYKLTPMGTVFETETMAEALKIIEKAYSLLEPDCNRVYCVAKFDIRKGKSGRLVQKIKSVEEKIGKEVSK; translated from the coding sequence ATGTCTGTTTTAGTTGAATTTGCCATGTTCCCTACGGATAAGGGAGAAAGCGTCAGTCCTTACGTTGCAAGAATTATAAAGATGATTGATGAGAGCGGAGTTCCTTACAAGTTAACTCCTATGGGAACGGTCTTTGAAACCGAAACCATGGCCGAAGCCTTAAAAATTATTGAGAAAGCTTACTCTCTTCTTGAGCCAGACTGTAACAGAGTTTACTGCGTAGCTAAGTTTGACATCAGGAAGGGTAAGAGTGGAAGGCTGGTTCAGAAGATAAAGTCTGTGGAGGAGAAGATAGGAAAGGAGGTTAGCAAGTAG
- a CDS encoding helicase HerA domain-containing protein produces MEPLGICIGEPTTREIEFVSSKRVQLGDYVEIEHENGRVLAFVKEVKRVNRTFAEDLEPEEAEKLRKLTGNPSFFRGKLSILGNPDRRMEIPRVPPEPGTYIYPASTETLRKVFGEDDGRKIHLGHLLTRPDVDVFIDIDSIVSRHLAVLAVTGGGKSNTVSVILEELLKKSGTVLVFDMHGEYVNFDLKVDGASVVNSIRLTLNPLKLNYYEFRQFANVDDSSYIQDRYLRRAFKEAVEDYRNGIYEADEFWGVLLGKLREWTDPEVHPEYKEDRKSITGVINKVEDMQELYAELFDLQQSTIVEQIEFGRLNVIDLSHVDEKIADIVVSHVLRNILDARKKYVREKEGGLEFPLLTVLEEAHILASSTINTKSRYWISRIAREGRKFGLGLCLVTQRPKALDSNALSQANNMVILKLVEPGDQKHVQQASESLSSDLVEQLPSLNVGEALVMGTMIPVPALVKVKLAKSKRGGTDISAVEEWKKLKEDRSSTKKELDDFLGF; encoded by the coding sequence ATGGAACCTCTTGGGATATGCATAGGGGAGCCAACAACTAGGGAAATAGAGTTCGTAAGCTCAAAGAGGGTCCAGCTTGGAGACTACGTTGAGATAGAGCACGAAAACGGAAGGGTCCTAGCCTTCGTTAAAGAGGTTAAAAGGGTTAACAGGACTTTCGCAGAAGACCTTGAGCCGGAAGAGGCCGAGAAGTTAAGGAAGTTAACCGGAAACCCATCCTTCTTTAGGGGAAAACTCTCAATCCTCGGAAACCCCGATAGAAGAATGGAGATTCCAAGGGTCCCTCCTGAACCGGGGACTTACATATATCCAGCCTCAACAGAGACTCTAAGGAAAGTCTTTGGAGAGGATGACGGGAGAAAGATACACTTAGGACACCTCTTAACGAGGCCTGACGTTGACGTATTCATAGATATAGACAGCATTGTTTCAAGACACCTTGCAGTCCTTGCAGTTACTGGAGGTGGTAAGTCAAACACGGTTTCGGTAATTCTTGAGGAGCTCCTAAAAAAGAGTGGAACCGTTCTCGTCTTTGACATGCACGGAGAGTACGTCAACTTTGACCTTAAAGTTGACGGTGCTTCCGTTGTTAACAGTATAAGGTTAACACTAAACCCTTTAAAGCTAAACTACTACGAGTTTAGACAGTTTGCAAACGTTGATGACAGCTCATACATCCAGGACAGGTACTTAAGAAGGGCTTTTAAGGAAGCAGTTGAGGACTACAGAAACGGAATTTACGAGGCAGACGAGTTCTGGGGAGTTCTCCTTGGAAAACTCAGGGAGTGGACAGATCCAGAAGTACACCCAGAGTACAAGGAGGACAGGAAGTCAATAACTGGGGTAATAAACAAAGTTGAGGATATGCAGGAGCTCTACGCAGAGCTCTTTGACCTTCAGCAGTCAACGATAGTTGAACAGATTGAATTTGGAAGGCTTAACGTTATAGACCTATCCCACGTTGACGAGAAAATAGCAGACATAGTAGTAAGCCACGTCCTGAGGAATATCCTTGACGCAAGGAAGAAATACGTAAGGGAGAAGGAAGGAGGCCTTGAGTTTCCCCTCTTAACGGTCCTTGAAGAGGCCCACATACTTGCATCTTCAACAATCAACACAAAGTCAAGGTACTGGATCTCAAGAATCGCAAGGGAAGGAAGAAAGTTTGGACTTGGGCTATGCCTCGTAACTCAAAGGCCTAAAGCCCTTGACTCAAACGCCCTCTCCCAGGCCAACAATATGGTAATTCTCAAGTTAGTTGAACCTGGAGACCAGAAACACGTTCAACAGGCTTCAGAATCCTTAAGTTCCGACCTCGTTGAACAGCTTCCTTCACTTAACGTAGGTGAAGCCTTAGTTATGGGAACAATGATACCAGTACCTGCCCTGGTAAAGGTTAAACTTGCAAAATCAAAGAGAGGGGGAACAGACATAAGTGCAGTTGAGGAGTGGAAGAAATTGAAGGAAGATAGGAGTTCAACAAAAAAGGAGCTTGACGACTTCTTGGGGTTTTAA
- a CDS encoding cation diffusion facilitator family transporter: MELLKEKKRVALYSILVNLFLSILKISAGILSGSKVLLADGIHSLADLAAAFSVYAGIVIANMKVKGFPYGLYKVENIISLVSAFAIFFAGYEIAKDSLFSDEVIRVKNLPLAVGAVVLTIVITYFFSRYERKKGEELNSPSLIADSEHIKTDMFSSLVVLAGIVGNYLGFPIIEKIAVVIILLFIFHAGYEIMIEALKVLLDASIDKKTLDKIKETILSHPLVYEVKSITGRSSGSYKFIEAEVSVLTNDLEKAHNIVHEVEAKVKRDHPFIEKILIHFEPVEKKEKLFAVPVEGDRVCGKFAECPEILFLKNENGKLKEIKRIKNPVANLKFGKCIELTELLAKEGVDCVAVNNLPLGKGVIYALSAYNIGMKLIPTEELTSFIKQLEREPYCEPPLAVWNSHACDINPEERVEGTGTDRER; this comes from the coding sequence ATGGAATTACTTAAAGAGAAAAAAAGAGTAGCCCTCTACTCAATTCTAGTAAACCTGTTCCTATCTATCTTAAAAATCTCTGCAGGCATTCTGTCTGGCTCAAAGGTTCTCTTGGCAGACGGCATCCACTCCCTTGCAGACCTTGCTGCAGCCTTTTCTGTCTATGCAGGAATAGTAATAGCAAACATGAAAGTAAAGGGTTTTCCCTACGGACTCTACAAAGTTGAGAACATAATCTCCCTAGTTAGTGCCTTTGCCATATTCTTTGCAGGCTATGAAATAGCAAAAGACTCCCTCTTCTCAGACGAGGTAATCAGAGTAAAGAACCTTCCCCTAGCAGTAGGAGCCGTAGTTTTAACGATCGTCATAACTTACTTCTTCTCAAGGTATGAGAGAAAAAAGGGAGAAGAACTTAACTCCCCAAGCCTCATCGCCGATTCAGAACACATAAAGACGGATATGTTTTCCTCTCTAGTCGTTCTGGCTGGAATTGTTGGAAACTACTTAGGCTTCCCAATTATAGAAAAGATAGCAGTAGTAATAATCCTCCTCTTCATATTCCACGCAGGCTATGAAATTATGATTGAGGCCTTAAAAGTCCTCCTTGATGCCTCAATAGACAAAAAGACCCTTGATAAAATCAAGGAAACCATACTTTCCCACCCGTTGGTCTACGAAGTAAAAAGTATCACAGGTAGGAGCTCAGGAAGTTATAAGTTCATAGAGGCAGAAGTCTCCGTCCTTACAAACGACCTTGAAAAGGCCCACAACATAGTTCACGAAGTAGAGGCAAAAGTAAAGAGAGATCACCCCTTCATAGAGAAGATACTAATTCACTTTGAACCTGTTGAGAAGAAGGAAAAGCTCTTTGCAGTTCCCGTTGAAGGGGATAGAGTCTGCGGTAAGTTTGCAGAGTGTCCAGAAATACTCTTTTTAAAGAACGAAAACGGGAAATTAAAAGAGATTAAGAGAATAAAGAATCCTGTAGCTAACCTGAAGTTTGGAAAATGTATAGAACTAACGGAGTTATTAGCTAAAGAGGGTGTAGACTGTGTAGCAGTTAACAACTTACCCTTAGGTAAGGGGGTAATTTACGCCCTTTCGGCTTACAATATAGGTATGAAACTGATACCTACTGAGGAACTAACGAGTTTCATTAAACAGCTGGAGAGAGAACCTTACTGTGAACCTCCACTGGCAGTTTGGAACTCCCACGCTTGTGACATCAATCCGGAGGAGAGAGTTGAAGGCACAGGAACTGATAGAGAGAGATAG
- a CDS encoding NYN domain-containing protein: protein MKAQELIERDRHLNNLSVGVLVDMQNIYYGAKNSLRRRVDFKKLLQVAVRGRKLYRAIAYLVDLERVNQDGFIHVLRSIGYEVKLKEPKKFYNWDRVEYKADWDMGIAIDAIAMAENGKVDVVVLMSGDGDFIDLINFLKAKGIKVEVISFKSITAKEIIQSANEYIDLEEIADFIILGEES from the coding sequence TTGAAGGCACAGGAACTGATAGAGAGAGATAGGCACCTAAACAACCTATCTGTTGGAGTTCTTGTAGATATGCAGAATATCTACTACGGTGCAAAGAACTCCTTAAGGAGGAGAGTTGACTTTAAAAAGCTCCTTCAAGTAGCCGTTAGAGGTAGGAAGCTATATAGAGCCATAGCTTACTTAGTTGACCTTGAAAGGGTCAACCAAGACGGTTTCATCCACGTTTTAAGGAGTATAGGCTACGAGGTAAAGTTAAAGGAACCGAAGAAGTTTTACAACTGGGACAGAGTAGAGTACAAAGCCGACTGGGACATGGGAATTGCAATAGACGCAATTGCAATGGCAGAAAACGGAAAAGTTGACGTTGTCGTTTTAATGAGCGGAGACGGAGACTTTATAGACCTTATAAACTTCCTTAAAGCAAAAGGAATAAAAGTAGAAGTAATTTCATTTAAAAGCATAACGGCAAAGGAGATAATTCAGTCGGCAAACGAGTACATTGACCTTGAGGAAATTGCAGACTTCATAATATTAGGGGAAGAATCATGA
- a CDS encoding MBL fold metallo-hydrolase, translated as MKAVIIPSGPILVNTALAWDEESREAMLVDPGDKRSVEEAKDIIDREELTVKYIVNTHEHPDHTAANSWAKLYFPNAELLMHPQAAKDLNFWTESEIGQMAGAEYSPQPDRTIEEGDELKLGSKSFKVLHTPGHSPGSIVLYCPQEKIALVGDLIFKGSIGRYDLPKSDYSQLKSSIFKVLNELDPKTKLITGHGESTTLERELKENPFISGLF; from the coding sequence ATGAAGGCAGTAATAATACCCAGCGGTCCAATTTTAGTAAACACTGCTTTAGCCTGGGACGAAGAGAGCAGAGAAGCCATGTTAGTTGACCCTGGAGATAAAAGGTCTGTTGAAGAGGCTAAGGACATAATCGATAGGGAAGAACTAACCGTTAAGTACATAGTTAATACCCACGAACACCCTGATCATACAGCTGCAAACTCATGGGCAAAGCTCTACTTCCCAAATGCTGAACTGCTAATGCACCCTCAAGCTGCCAAAGACCTTAACTTCTGGACTGAGAGCGAGATCGGACAAATGGCTGGAGCAGAGTACTCCCCTCAACCTGACAGGACAATTGAAGAAGGAGACGAGTTAAAGCTTGGGAGTAAAAGTTTTAAAGTACTCCACACTCCCGGTCACTCCCCAGGAAGTATAGTCCTATACTGTCCCCAAGAGAAGATAGCCTTGGTAGGAGACCTAATCTTTAAAGGAAGTATCGGAAGGTACGACCTGCCTAAGAGCGATTACTCCCAACTAAAGAGCTCTATCTTTAAAGTCTTAAACGAGCTTGATCCCAAAACGAAGTTAATCACCGGCCACGGGGAAAGCACAACTTTGGAGAGAGAACTTAAGGAAAACCCCTTTATCTCAGGGCTATTTTAG
- a CDS encoding metal-dependent hydrolase, whose protein sequence is MTAGTHIIGAIVLASALKLPLIPAVVGALIPDVDLKKGLPKFRQNRTLFNSHRGITHHILILPVLLFISVVVKDFLNQQIGIYLLSFSVGYASHLLLDLLTPLGIPYKTKYYPRLSLKLFRTGRIGEIFVILALVALMIVQVKTGSLNFNSFFGEKITKTLKEVSYEILH, encoded by the coding sequence ATGACGGCAGGAACCCATATAATTGGAGCAATAGTTTTGGCCTCAGCACTTAAACTTCCCCTTATTCCGGCTGTTGTCGGAGCTCTCATTCCAGACGTTGACCTCAAGAAGGGCCTTCCAAAGTTTAGGCAAAATAGAACCCTCTTTAACAGCCATAGGGGAATAACTCACCACATTTTAATACTTCCAGTTCTCCTCTTTATCAGTGTTGTCGTTAAAGACTTCCTAAATCAACAGATAGGAATCTACTTACTATCCTTCTCCGTAGGTTACGCTTCTCACCTACTCCTTGACTTGTTAACTCCTTTAGGAATCCCTTACAAAACAAAATACTACCCACGACTTTCATTAAAACTTTTTAGAACGGGAAGAATCGGTGAGATTTTTGTTATACTTGCACTTGTAGCTTTAATGATAGTTCAGGTAAAAACTGGCAGTCTTAACTTCAACTCTTTCTTCGGGGAAAAGATAACAAAAACTTTAAAGGAGGTTTCGTATGAAATTCTTCATTGA
- the fsa gene encoding fructose-6-phosphate aldolase, translating into MKFFIDTADINEIREALEMGMVDGVTTNPTLISKTGRPFMEVAKEIVDLVPGPVSLEVVSLDTQGMVDEARILSKLGENVVIKIPMTTEGLKAVKILSEEGIKTNVTLVFSPLQALLAAKAGATYVSPFVGRLDDIGHNGMELIEQIVQIFDNYMFDTEIIVASIRHPQHVLQAALIGADIATIPFKVIKQLSKHPLTDTGIERFLEDWAKVPDKDEIFK; encoded by the coding sequence ATGAAATTCTTCATTGATACTGCAGATATTAACGAGATAAGAGAAGCCCTTGAAATGGGCATGGTAGATGGAGTTACTACAAACCCTACCTTAATATCAAAGACAGGAAGACCTTTTATGGAAGTTGCTAAGGAAATAGTTGACCTTGTTCCAGGACCAGTCAGCCTTGAAGTGGTAAGCCTTGATACTCAAGGAATGGTTGATGAAGCAAGGATCCTTTCAAAGTTGGGAGAGAACGTAGTAATAAAGATCCCTATGACGACGGAAGGCTTAAAGGCAGTTAAAATACTCTCAGAGGAAGGAATAAAGACAAACGTTACCCTCGTATTCTCTCCCTTACAGGCACTTTTAGCTGCAAAGGCTGGAGCTACTTACGTTTCACCCTTCGTAGGTAGGCTTGACGATATAGGACACAACGGAATGGAACTTATAGAGCAGATAGTTCAGATCTTTGATAACTACATGTTTGACACCGAAATAATCGTAGCTAGTATAAGACACCCTCAACACGTCCTCCAAGCGGCATTAATCGGTGCAGATATCGCAACTATTCCATTTAAAGTAATCAAACAGCTTTCAAAACATCCGTTAACCGACACAGGAATAGAGAGGTTCCTTGAGGACTGGGCAAAGGTTCCAGATAAGGATGAAATTTTTAAGTAA
- a CDS encoding KH domain-containing protein: MSALKEMVECVAKRLVDNPDQVQVTETEGERTIVIELKVAPADLGKVIGRQGRTAKALRTLLSAAATKMGKRAVLEIIE, from the coding sequence ATGTCTGCGCTCAAAGAGATGGTAGAGTGTGTAGCAAAGAGGCTCGTTGATAATCCGGATCAGGTTCAGGTAACAGAAACTGAAGGAGAGAGGACTATTGTTATTGAACTGAAGGTTGCACCTGCAGACCTGGGTAAAGTTATTGGAAGGCAGGGTAGGACTGCAAAAGCTTTAAGAACGCTCCTTTCAGCTGCTGCTACTAAGATGGGTAAAAGGGCCGTTCTTGAAATTATTGAGTAG
- the rpsP gene encoding 30S ribosomal protein S16, with product MVKIRLKKMGRKKLPIYKIVVAEAMSKRDGRAVDILGTYNPKSKELQLDVEKVKEWLSKGAKPTPRVASLIKKVLQ from the coding sequence TTGGTTAAGATAAGGCTTAAAAAGATGGGAAGGAAGAAGCTCCCTATCTACAAGATAGTTGTAGCAGAAGCTATGTCAAAGAGGGACGGAAGGGCCGTTGATATCCTCGGTACCTATAACCCTAAGTCTAAAGAACTTCAGCTGGACGTTGAAAAAGTTAAGGAGTGGCTCAGTAAAGGTGCTAAACCGACTCCGAGAGTTGCTTCACTAATTAAGAAGGTTCTTCAGTAA
- the ffh gene encoding signal recognition particle protein → MFDALAERVQSVIEKIGRKGRIDEETLEKGLREIKLALLEADVNYKVVSNFIKDIKEKALGAEVIKGVNPAQQLVKIVHDELVEVLGGESAKLELKGKPAVILLIGLQGSGKTTTAAKLANYLKKQGKKVLATSADVYRPAAMLQLKKLGDKIGVPVFLEEGERDAVKIAKDALKKAKDEGYDVLIVDTAGRLHIDQELLEEARRIKEEVNPDETLFVIDSMTGQEAVNIAKAFDESVGMTGIILTKMDSDARGGVALSVKGVTGKPIKFAGTGEKIEDFEPFYPERVASRILGMGDIVSLVEKAQEVIDEREALSMQEKLLSGEFTLEDFRQQLKMIQRLGPIQQIIRMIPGLGSQKMLKQLQQVIDDKKLKRIEAIINSMTPEERRNHAIINASRKRRIARGSGTSVKEVDALLKQFVQAKMAMKQMRKMQKKMAKKGGKFPFPFI, encoded by the coding sequence ATGTTTGATGCTTTGGCTGAGAGAGTTCAGTCCGTAATAGAGAAAATAGGAAGGAAGGGTAGGATAGATGAGGAGACCTTAGAGAAAGGTTTGAGGGAAATTAAGCTTGCACTCCTTGAGGCTGACGTAAACTATAAGGTTGTTTCAAACTTTATAAAGGATATTAAGGAAAAGGCCCTTGGAGCAGAGGTTATTAAGGGTGTTAATCCAGCTCAGCAGCTTGTAAAGATAGTCCACGATGAGCTCGTTGAAGTCCTTGGTGGAGAGTCAGCCAAGCTAGAGCTAAAAGGTAAACCTGCAGTTATCCTCCTAATTGGACTTCAGGGTTCAGGTAAGACGACGACGGCTGCAAAGCTTGCTAACTACTTGAAAAAGCAGGGAAAGAAGGTTTTAGCTACATCGGCAGACGTCTATAGGCCTGCTGCTATGCTACAGCTTAAAAAGCTCGGGGATAAAATAGGCGTTCCTGTTTTCCTAGAAGAGGGGGAGAGGGATGCTGTAAAGATAGCTAAGGATGCCTTAAAGAAGGCAAAGGATGAAGGTTACGATGTCCTTATAGTTGATACTGCTGGAAGGCTCCACATTGACCAGGAGCTCCTGGAAGAAGCGAGGAGGATCAAGGAGGAGGTTAACCCTGATGAGACCCTTTTCGTTATTGATTCAATGACCGGTCAGGAGGCAGTTAACATTGCTAAGGCCTTTGACGAATCGGTTGGTATGACCGGAATAATCCTAACAAAAATGGATTCAGACGCTCGCGGAGGTGTTGCCCTCTCAGTAAAAGGAGTTACCGGTAAGCCTATAAAGTTTGCCGGTACTGGTGAGAAGATAGAGGACTTTGAGCCTTTCTACCCTGAAAGGGTAGCTTCACGGATTTTAGGAATGGGAGATATAGTTTCTCTGGTTGAGAAAGCTCAAGAGGTTATAGATGAGAGAGAAGCTCTTTCTATGCAGGAAAAGTTACTCTCTGGAGAGTTTACCCTTGAGGACTTCCGTCAACAGTTGAAGATGATTCAGAGGCTTGGACCAATACAGCAGATAATCAGGATGATTCCTGGGCTTGGTAGTCAAAAGATGCTTAAACAGCTTCAGCAGGTTATAGACGATAAGAAGCTAAAGAGAATAGAGGCCATAATTAACTCAATGACCCCTGAGGAGAGGAGGAACCACGCGATAATAAATGCAAGCAGGAAGAGGAGAATAGCAAGGGGTAGCGGTACGAGTGTTAAAGAAGTTGACGCACTTTTAAAGCAGTTTGTTCAGGCAAAGATGGCAATGAAGCAGATGAGGAAGATGCAGAAGAAGATGGCAAAGAAAGGAGGAAAGTTTCCCTTTCCCTTTATTTAA
- a CDS encoding MBL fold metallo-hydrolase, with protein MERLTIVYDNRAVAPFKADWGFSTLIELEDQVILFDTGAKPDVLEHNLKCADFPISSIDAVFISHNHWDHVGGLPLIVERVEHFELYMPEPDCYGYEEKLPESVVCVPVSAPTYLTQRTISTGIMLTGLEEPEYEHSLIVATQMGPVLVVGCSHPGIVEIARRAVSIVGENLFLTVGGFHLYKSTREEIEEVAKELSRFTEFVAPCHCTGELGIEVFAEVFGDKFIDARAGVEIPLEEV; from the coding sequence ATGGAAAGGTTAACTATAGTTTACGACAACAGAGCTGTTGCTCCTTTTAAGGCAGACTGGGGCTTTTCAACCCTCATTGAACTGGAGGATCAAGTAATCCTCTTTGATACTGGAGCAAAGCCGGATGTTCTGGAACACAACTTAAAGTGTGCAGACTTTCCAATTAGCAGTATAGATGCAGTTTTCATCTCCCACAACCACTGGGATCACGTAGGGGGATTACCCTTAATAGTTGAAAGGGTTGAACACTTTGAACTTTACATGCCAGAACCGGACTGCTATGGGTATGAGGAAAAACTACCTGAAAGTGTAGTTTGCGTTCCAGTTTCTGCTCCTACTTACCTTACTCAGAGGACTATTTCAACGGGAATTATGCTCACAGGCCTTGAAGAACCGGAGTACGAACATTCCTTAATTGTAGCTACCCAAATGGGGCCGGTTCTCGTCGTTGGTTGTTCCCATCCAGGAATTGTTGAAATAGCTAGGAGGGCAGTCTCTATAGTGGGCGAGAACTTGTTTTTGACAGTTGGAGGTTTCCACCTTTACAAGTCAACTAGGGAGGAGATTGAGGAAGTTGCTAAGGAGCTTTCTAGGTTTACAGAGTTCGTTGCTCCTTGCCACTGTACCGGTGAGCTTGGAATAGAGGTTTTCGCTGAAGTTTTTGGTGATAAGTTTATAGATGCAAGGGCGGGAGTAGAAATTCCCTTAGAGGAGGTCTAA